The following DNA comes from Alienimonas californiensis.
AACGTGAACAGCTTTTTGTACCTGGACTGACGGGGAATGGATGAACCGCGGTATTACATCGAGAACGGCGTTCACCGAGCCGTCGCAGCCCGTGAGGCCGGGGCGCCGACGCTACCGGCCGTGCTCTACCGTGACGGGCGCCCGCCGCAGTTGGTCGTCGTGCGGATCGCCGCGTTGCACGTCCCCGCCACGAAAGACGCTCTCAGCCGTACTTCGTCCCGGTACCGTCGCGTCGAGGCCGCCCTGCCGCAAATTCTTGCCGGTACAATGAACGCCCCCATCGAGGTCCAGCCGCTGGGCGTCCGCGGTCAGTCGGCGTCGATCCCTCTCGCTTCCGTGAGGCTCGAACTATGAGCACCCCACCGCCGATCCTGAGGGCGAAACTGGATAACATCCTACACCAGGGACTCTGCTTCGTTCGCAATAACATTTCCCGTCAAGTCGAGGCTGACGCGTCCGTCCGCGAGGACGTCTATCAGGTTTCCGACGCGCTGGAAGACATCCCGACTCTCTTTCATCGCTGGGACGCGGAGAAGGAAGGCTGGGTTCGGGAGGCGATTGATCGCATGGCCGAAACCGTTCCGCACCTCGGCAAGCGCTTCCAGATGCTGCTCGATATGCCGGACGACGAGTACGAAGCGATCTACCTCATGCCGCGTGCCTGGCCCGGCGACGAGACCGATCGCGACACTGCCGCCCCGCCCGCCTCGGTCCGTGCTGCGTGATGAGTGCCCCGCTGGAAATCGTGATTCTCGAAGACGACGCCCCCCGCCGCGCGGCGATGCGGGCGGCGTTGGCGGATCGCCTGCCGCAGTACCGGCCGCGGTTCTTCACCACGGCCGCGGAGGCGGCGCGCTATCTGCACGATCACCTCGATCGCGTGCTGCTCATTGTGCTGGATCACGACCTCGACCCGATCCCGGTTCATCCCCGCCGCAGCCTCGACGCCGGCACCGGGCGGGACGTGGCCGACTTCCTCGCCGCCCGCGAGCCGACCTGCCCCGTCGTCATTCACACCACTAATCGCCCCGCCGCGGTCGGCATGGAGGCGGAACTGACCGACGCCGGGTGGACGGTCAGCATCGTCATCCCCTACGGCGATCTGGAGTGGATCGGCGCCGAGTGGCTGCGGGCCGTCCGCGACGCCGTCGTCCACGCCGCGGTTCCGACCGCCGTCGCCGCTTAAATCAACTTCGTCAAACGTCTCTCAGGAGAAACCATCATGCCCGCCGCCCCGAATTACTGCGGTCGCACCCGTCGCGAGTTCCTCCACCAGCTCGGCGGGGGGTTCGGGTCGGTCGCGCTGACCGGGCTGCTGTCCGGCGACGGGTTCTTCGGCTCCCCGGCCCGGGCCAGCGAAGCCGCCGCCGGGCTCGCCCCCGGCCTGAATCACGCCCCCAAGGCGAAGAGCGTGATCTTCCTGTTCATGTACGGCGGGCCCAGCCACATGGACACCTTCGATCATAAACCGGCGATGGAGGGCCGGGACGGGCAGACCGTCGAGGTCAAAACCTTCGGCCGCGGCGGCAAGAAGAACGAGGGCCGCATCGTCGAGCCCCGCTGGAAGTTCAAGCCCTACGGCGAGTGCGGGAAGATGGTCTCCGACCTGTTCCCCCACGTCGGCGAGTGCGTGGACGACATCGCCTTCCTCCACAGCATGACCGCGGAAAGCCCGATCCACGGCTCCGCCATGCTGATGATGAACAGCGGCCAACTGCTCTCCGGCAGCCCCGCGATGGGCAGTTGGGTGAATTACGGCCTGGGCACGGAGAACGAAAACCTGCCCGGCTTCGTGGTCATGCTGGACCCCAGCGGCGGGCCGATCAGCGGGGCGAAGAACTGGTCCAGCGGCTATATGCCCAGCAAGCTGCAGGGCACGACCTTCCGCACCGCGGCCGGCGCCCAGCCGATTTATAACCTCAAGAGCGACCGGCTCTCCCCGGAGGTCCAGCGGGTCGTGATCGATGCGATCAACGACCGCAACCGCGACCACCTCGGCGGCGACGGCCTGGCCGGCGGGCGCGGCCCCAACAGCGATTTGAACGCCCGCATCGCCAGCTACGAACTCGCCTACAACATGCAGACCGCCGCCCCGGAGGCGGTCGACCTGTCGCAGGAAACGGAGGAGACCCACCGCCTCTACGGCACGGACGACAAGCGGACCGAGGACTTCGGCCGCCGCTGCCTCGTCGCCCGGCGCCTGGTGGAACGCGGCGTGCGGTTCGTGCAGCTCTACGCCGGCGGGCATCACAACGACAACAACTGGGACGCCCACGGCGACCTGGAGGACAACCACAACAAGCACGCCGGCCGCACCGACAAGCCGGTCGCCGCGCTGCTCAAGGACCTGAAACGCCGCGGCCTGCTGGACGAAACGCTGGTCGTCTGGGGCGGGGAGTTCGGCCGCCAGCCGACCGCCGAGTACGCCAAGGGCAGCGGCCGCGACCATAATTCCTACGGCTTCACGATGTGGATGGCCGGCGGGGGGATCAAGGGCGGGGTGAGCGTCGGTTCGACGGACGAACTCGGCAGCCGGGCCGTCGAACAGCCGATGCACGTCAAGCGGCTGCACGCCACCGTGCTGCATCAATTAGGCCTCGATCCCAACCGCCTGACCTACTTCCACGCCGGCCTCGACCGCAAACTGACCGGCGTCGGCGAAACCGAACCGATCGCGGAGATCGTTTAACGAGAGACCCGCGTCCCCCCTCTCCCTTGAGGGAGAGGGGCCGGGGGTGAGGGTGATGAACCTTCACCCGGTCCCGCTCCCGCTCTTTGCGGTGACACGCCATTTGGCGGGTCAGAGGCTGTTTCAATACGAACCCGAAGCGTCAGCGAGGGAGGCGGGCGCAGCCCGGCCCCCGCTTCGCGGAGGCCCTCGCTGACGCTTCGGGTTGGTGTTTCCGGGCGGTTCTGAATCAGCTTCCAAGCGAGCCGAACCGTGAACGGCGTGTGGGAGTCGCTGCCCCCTCACCCCCGACCCCTCTCCCCAAAAGGGGGGCGAGGGGAGACAGGACTGCGGACGCTGAGAAGCGGTTCGCCCCGCGCTGCCCCCCTCTCCCTCAGGGAGAGGGGCCGGGGGTGAGGGTGACGGGCGGTTCGCCCGCGTCCGCACTCTATCCCCAGCGGATTCGTCGCCGCCCGGCGTCGCCGGGAGGCTGGCGCCCGGGAACGCCCCCACGTCGGCGGCTTGCCGTCGGGGCGTCGGGCCGGGATAACCGGAGGTTCCGCGTTCTTCGGTTCGATCCGCAAGGCTCCCCCATGCGTCTCTCCCGCCTCCCGGTCGCCGTCGCGGCGTCCGCGTTGCTTGTCCTGCCCGCCGCCCTGCCCGCTCAGGAGGAAGGCGAAACGCCGGAGCCCCGGCTGCCGGCGGCGGCCCCCGCGGACGCCGGCCTCAGCGACGCCGACGTCGACCGCATTGCCGAGGCCCTCGCCGACAAACTGGTCGATCGCCTGGCGGACCGCCTCGCCGATCAACTGGCCGAGCGGCTGGAAGGCATGATCGGCCCGACCGGCCCGGACGCCGACGTGCGGGCCCAGATTCAGGCCTTGGTCAATAAATCCGAACCGGAAGCGCGGCGGGACGCGATCCAGCAGTTCATCGATCGTCAGTGGCCGAAGGGCGAGCCGGTCGCGGCGCACGCCGCGGACCTCGCCGGCACGCTGGCGTTCCTCGGCCAGCAGATGCCGGGGGAGGCGGGCTATGAAGCGTTCGCCCTCGCCGCGGAACTGGCCGCCCGGGCGATCGAATCCGGCGACGTGACGGATCAGGCGAAGCGTTCCTTCGGCATGGTGTTCTACGCCGCCGCCTGCGCCCACGCCCTGGACGAAGAGTACGGCGAAGCGTTCGGCGATCTCGACCGGGCGTTTGAATACGGCTTCGACGATTTGGAACTGCTGAAGGAGGACGCCGAACTCGCCGAACTGCGGAAGCTGCCCGGCTTCGCCGAGCGGCTGGACGGCTGGGAGCAGGCCGTCCGCGACGCCGCGATCGCCCAGGCCCGGCAGGCGCTCGCCGAAGGGGAGACCTTCCCGTTCGCCTTCACCATGACCGACACCGAGGGCGTCGAGCACAGTCTCGACGACTATCAAGGCCAGGTGGTGATCGTGGACTTCTGGGGCACCTGGTGCCCGCCCTGCCGGGCCGAGATCCCCTCCTTCGTGAAGCTGCAAAAGGCCTACGGCAAGGAGGGTCTCCAGATCGTCGGACTGAATTACGAACGCGGCGACGACGAGGAGGAGAACCTGGAACTCATCAACGAGTTCGTGAAGGAAACCGAGATGAACTACCCCACCGGCCCGGGCTCCGAGGAGACCCAGGACATGGTGCCGGACCTGACCGGCTTCCCGACGACGCTGTTCGTCGGCCGCGACGGCAAGGTGAAGGCCAAGGTGGTCGGCCTGCACGACTACATGTTCCTCGAGGCGATGGTCACCGAACTGCTCGCCGAGAAGGCCCCGGCGAAAGCCGACGAGAAGGCCCCGAAGAAGGCCGCCGCGGACGACGCGCCCGAAGCCGCCCCGGAGGACTGATCCGTCCGGATCGGTTCGGACCGTGACGGGGGCGCTTGTCGCGACGCGCACGGCCGGGGATAACCGCCCGGTCGTCGGCTCCGACGGCTCTTCGATCCGTCCCCCGCCGAGACTGTCTCGATGGCCCGCCGTCCGCACGTTGCCGCCCCCCGCGTTCCGCGAACGTGGGGGGCGGCTTCGCGTACGGCCCTCCGCAGGTTCGCCCCCGCGGCGTTCGCCCCCGCGGTTCTGACGTTGGCCGTGGCCGGCTGCGGGGAACCGACGGCCGTCCCCGCGACGAACGCCGCGGCGACCGCCCCGGCGGTGAACGAGTCGACGGCCGGCGCCCCGGAGGCGTCCGCCGTGCCGGTCGTGCCCGCGTCGAGCGCCCGACCGGTTCCAGGCGATGCGACGGGGGCGGGACGCAGTCCGGACCGATCGGCGCCGGATCGAGGGGACGCCGCCGATGCGGAACTGGCCGCGACGCTGGCGGGACTGCCGGCGAACCTGCGGGGGCGGTTCGCGGACTTGCCGGAGCGCTGGGCGGCCCGGCAGGGCGATCCGCTGGCGGCGGCCGCGGCGGCCGTCACGTTGCAGGAGGCCGCCCGGTTGCTGATGGACTTCGACGAGGAGCGGGCCTACGACGCCTTCCGGCTCTCCGGGGAGGCGGCGACCCTCGCTGCGGCCGCCGGAGCCCTGCCGGACGCCGCGGCGGGGCAGATCTTCTACAACGCCGCCTGCGCCCTCGCCCGGGACGACGAGGTCGCCGCCGCGTTCGCCTCGCTGGACCGGGCCGCCGAGGCCGGCTTCAGCGGCTGGGAACATGCCGAGACCGACCCGGACCTCGCCGCGTTGCACAGCACGCCCGGCTTCGCCGCCCGCCTCGCCGGGTGGAAGGCCGCGTCGCCCGCCTCCGCCGGCGGGTCGATGCCCGAGCCGCTGCTCAGTTCGGCAGACCTCTCCGGCGGCAGCGGCCCCGACGGGCTATTCCCGCTGGAGTTCGCCTACATGGACGTCTCCGGCCGCCCGCACCGCCTGTCGGATTACCGGGGGCAGGTGGTCGTCGTGGACTTCTGGGGCACCTGGTGCCCGCCCTGCCGGACGGAGATCCCCTCGTTCGTCCGCCTTCAACAGCAATACGGCCCGGACGGGCTGCAGATTCTCGGCCTGAACTACAACGACGACGTCGGCGACATCCGGCAGTTCGCCCTGCAGAACGACATGAACTACCCGACCGGCCCCGGCCCGGACGAGGCCCGGGCGGCGGTGCCGAACTTTCGCGGCTACCCGACGACCGTGTTCGTCGGCCGCGACGGCCGGGTGCGGAAGACGCTCGTCGGGGCGCACCCGTACGAATCGCTGGAGGGCGTGGTGCTCGAACTGCTCGCGGAGCGGGTCGAGCCGGCCGATCTGGCCCAGTGGCCGACCGTGCCCGACGAGCCGCGGCTGACCGACCTCAAGAAGGCCCAGCGGTTGGCCGACGGGCTCGACCGGGACCTGCTCGCCGAACTCGACGCGAACTGGGAATTGCAGTTTGAGGAGGAGGCGGCCGGCGTCGCCGTGGCGCGGGCCCTGGGCGGGCTGGCGGGTCAGGCGGAGCAGGCCGGCGGGACGGCGGCGCTCGCGTTGCCCCCGCACGCCGGGGAGATCGCCGCCCAGATCGCCGCCGCCTTCCCCGACTCCGCCGCGGCCGACGACGGCGCCACGTTCGCCCCGGTCTTCCTCGCCGCCGCCGCGGCGCTGGCGCAGCGCCGCGACACGCGGGAGGCGCTCACCTTCCTCGAACGCGCCGCCACCACCGGCTGGACCGACTGGGCCGCCGTCGAGAAGAACCCGGCGTTCCGCACGCTGTCGGACGAGGAGGAGTTCCAGCAGCGCCTCGCCCGCTGGACCGGCGCCGACCCGGACGCCGGCCTGAGCGGGGGCGGACTGACCGGGGGCGGACCGGGCGACGCCGGACAGGGCGACGCCGACGGGATGGCGGCCGAGCCGACTTCAAATCTGCCCCCCGCCGAGCAGGCCGCCGCGGACCTCGCCGCCGCGGAGCCGTTCACCCTGTCGTTCATTGCCCGCGACCTCGACGACAACCGCCAGCGCCCGCGGGACTACGAGGGGCAGGTGTTGCTGGTGAACCTCTGGGGGTTCGGGAACGAGGCCGGCGAGGGAATGATCCCGGACCTCGTCGCCCTGCAAACGGAGCACAAAGACGCGGGGCTGCGGACGCTCGGGCTGGCCTACGACCCGCCGGCGGTCGCCGACGTGGAGGCCTTCGTGGCGGAGCGCGGGGTGAACTACCCGGTGGGCATCGGCAATCAGCGGGCGAAGGACGCGGTGGAGGGCTACCGCGACCTGCCGACCACCGTGTTCGTCGGCCGCGACGGCACGGCCCGGCTGGTCGTGACGGGGCCGCGGTCGCGGGACTATCTGGAGGCCGTCGCGACGACGTTGCTGGCAGAACCGGCCCCCGCCGAGCAGTAACCGCCCCCGCAGGCGCCGGAGCCGCCCGGGCGGGAGCGAACCGATCGGGCGGCGCCGCTACACTCGCGCGGCTCGCCCGTCCCGCCCGTCGTCGTCTGTTTTCCGAATGTCCGTCCTCACCGTCGGTACGTTTCTGCTGTTCACCGGGCTCGTCGCTGGGCTGACCTATTGGTTCACCCGCGGCAAGGAGCTGGGCACCGGCGAGGGCTACTTCCTCGCCGGCCGCAGCCTGACCGGCGGGGTGATCGCCGGGTCGCTGCTGCTGACGAACCTGTCGACGGAGCAGCTCGTCGGGCTGAACGGCGGGGCGTTCGACGAAGGGCTCAGCGTGTTCGCCTGGGAGGTGATCGCGGCGTTCAGCATGGTGCTGATGGCCCTGGTCTTCCTGCCGAAATATCTGGCCCGCGGCGTGGCCACGGTGCCGCAGTATCTCGAGGGCAGCTTCGGTCCGAAAACGCGGGCGGTCAGCACGTTGATGTTCGTGCTGGCGGACTCCCTCGTCACCCTGCCGGTCGTCTTATACACCGGGGCGACGGCGATTATCGGGGTGTTGAACCTGGAAGACTTAACCGGCTGGGAGAGCGAGCCGCTGCTGTGGGGGATCGTGATCTCGCTGGGCGTGATCGGCAGTTGCTACGCGGTGTTCGGCGGCCTGCGGGCGGTGGCGTTCTCCGACGTGATCAACGGCGTCGGGCTGCTGATCGGCGGATTGATGATCGCCTACCTCGGCCTCGCCGCGGTCGCCGAGAAAAGCCCCACGGCGGACAACGTCGTCGAGGCGTTCGAGGAGATGAAGGCGACCCGGGGCGAACTGTATGAATCGCTGCAGGAGGACCGGGAAGCGGTCGCCCCGCTGCAAACCGCCCGGACGGCGCTGCAGAAGCAGGGCGCCGATTTCGTCGGCCTGACGGAGTCGCTGGCATATCTCAAACAGGAGTCCCCGGACCAGTACGAGGCCATCACCCCTGTGGTGCTGGCGAAGGCCCGGGAGTCCGGCGCCGAGGTCCCCGCCGACGCCGACCCGCTGGCCGTCGCCGAGAGCCTGCGGGACGCCGAGAGCCCCGTCACCTACGAACGGCTCAGCCGGCGGACACTGAAATCCCCCACGATTCCCTGGCCCACGCTGCTGTCCGGCGTGCTGTTGGTGAACCTGTTTTACTGGTGCACGAACCAGCAAATTATCCAGCGGACCCTCGCCGCCGACGGGCTGGCCGAGGGGCAGAAGGGCGTGCTGCTGGCCGCCGGCTTCAAGTTGCTGGCTCCGATCGTGATGGTGATCCCCGGGCTGGCCGCGCTGCACCTGTACGGTTCGGACCTCGTGGAAGGCGGCCGGGTCACAAAGGGGGCGGAGGCCTACGGGGCGCTGGTCGGCGACGTGCTGCAGAACGAAATCGTGCTGGGCTTCTTCGCGGCGGTGGTGTTCGGCTCGATCCTCAGCACCTTTAACAGTGTGTTAAACTCCACCGCCACGCTGTTCAGCCTCGGCGTCTATAAAGCCCAGATCAATCCGCTGGCGACCGAGGGCCAGCAGGTGCGGGTCGGGCAAATCTTCGGCACGCTGGTGGCGATCACCGCGGTGATCGGCGGCCCGCTGCTGGGCGGCGTGGAGGGCATCTTCGACTTCCTCCAGCAGATGCGCGGCCTGTACTTCATCCCGATCTTCGCGGCGATGGTGTGGGCCTTTAACACCCGCCGCCTGCCGGACTGGGCCGGCGCCGCCGCGATCCTCGGCGGGGCCTCGATCGTGGGCCTGAAGTACTGGGTGCCGGGCTGGAACTCCGCCGTGGACGGCGTGATGCACAACTGGCACTTCATCGGCTGCGTGTTCGCCGCGCTGGTGGTCTTCCTGTTCGTCGTGTTGAAGGTCGCCCCGACGCCGCCGAAGCCGGAGTTGCCGCCCTCGCCGGTCGATATGACGCCCTGGCGCTGGGCCGTCCCGGTCGGCGTGCTGCTGGTGCTCGGCGTGCTGGGGCTCTACGCCGCGTTCGTGTGAGCGGCGTCCCCGTTGTGACGCGAGGCGCCGGCGGGGACAATGACGGTTCGAGCACTCCGCCCCCGGGAGACCTGAGATGAACGCCCCCGCAACGCTCTCCCCGTCGCGACCGCGGGCCGCGACGTCCGCGTGGGCGTCGCCGCCCGCCGGCCGGCCGGCCGGCGCGTCCGGCGAGCCGACGACGCACCGGGTGACGGTCGCGGAATACCACGCGATGCGGGACGCGAACGTGTTTCCGCCGGACGGTCCGAAGCTCGAATTGCTCGACGGAGAAATCCTTGAGATGCCTGCGCCTGGTCCTCTCCATGCCTCGACCGTCGACGGGATTGCGGGCCGGTTGCTCCGCCGTCTGCCGGACGGGTGGTTCGTCCGGGTTCAGAACCCGGTCACTTTTCTGACGAGCGAACCGCTGCCGGACCTGCTCGTCGTCGCCGGCGAGGGCTTCGACTGGCGGGACCGTCACCCGGGGCCGGAGGACGCGGCGTTGCTGATTGAGGTGTCCGACTCTTCGCTGTCGTTCGACCGCCACCGCAAAGCCCGCGTTTACGCCGCTGCGGGGGTGACGCCGTACTGGATCGTTAATCTCGTCGATCGCCGCGTCGAGGTGCACGACGAGCCCTCCCCCGGCGACGGCGCCGAGGAGAACCCGCCCGGCTATCGACGCCGCGACGTTTCGCCGGGGGAGACGCTGTCGTTCCGTGTCGGCGACGCGACGATCACGCTCGACGCCGCGGACCTGTTGCCCCCGGCCCCCGGCGCGCCGCTTGGCGGCGACGGCGAACCGGGGGATGCGTGAGCGGCGCTCAGACCTTCAACTCGCCCGCGGCGCCGGTGAGGGCGTCGGCGTAGCGTTCCCGGATCGGGCCGACGACCTGCTCCACGAACCGGCGGGTCTGCTCCGGGGCGCGGCCGATGTACTTCTTCGGGTCGAGCGTCGCGGAGAGGTCCACGCCGGCGAAGGCGTCGTCGGCCTGGAGGCGGGCGATCAGGTCGTTCGCCTCGCCCTGTTCCTTCACCACCCGGCCGGCGTCGCGGGAGTGCACCCGGACCCGCTCGTGCAGGTCCTGCCGGTCGCCGCCGGCTTCCACGCCGGCCATTAGCACCGCCTCGGTCGCCATGAAGGGCAACTCGGAGGCGAGGTTCGCCGCGATCACCTTCGGGTAGACCAGCAGCCCGCCGGCGACGTTGGCGTAGATCAGCAGGCAGGCGTCGATCGCCAGGCAGCTCTGCGGCAGGCTCAAACGGCGGTTGGCGCTGTCGTCGAGGGTGCGTTCGAGCCACTGGGTCGCGGCGGTGTCGTCGCCGTTGGCGGCGAGGCTCATCGCGAACCGGGCCAGCCCGCACATGCGTTCGGCCCGCATCGGGTTCCGCTTGTAGGCCATCGCGGAACTGCCGATCTGCTTGTCCCCCTGCGGCTCCTCCAACTCCTTGCGGTGCTGGAGGATGCGCAGGTCCGTGCCGGCTTTGTGGCAGCTCTGCCCGACGCCGCTCAGCGTGGCGAGCACCATCGCGTCCACCTTGCGGGGGTAGGTCTGCCCGGTGACGGCGTAGCTCTCGGCGAAGTCCATCTTCTCGCGGACCAACTCGTCCAGCCGATCGACCTTGGCCCCGTCCCCGCCGAACAGCTGCAGGAAGGTCGCCTGCGTGCCGGTCGTCCCCTTCACCCCGCGGAATTTGAGTCGGGCTAAACGGTGCTCGACCTCTTCCAGGTCGAGGCACAGGTCCTGGCACCACAACGTCGCCCGCTTGCCGACGGTCGTGGGCTGGGCCGGCTGAAGGTGGGTGAAGCCGAGGCAGGGTTCGTCGGCCCACTGCTCGGCGAAGCGCGCGAGGGCGTCGATGACCCGCACCAGCCGGGTGCGGACCAGTTCGAGGCTGCGGCGGGTCTGGATCAGTTCGGCGTTGTCGGTGACGAAGCAGCTCGTCGCCCCGAGGTGAATGATCGGCCGGGCGTCCGGGCAGACCTCGCCCCAGGCGTGCACGTGGGCCATCACGTCGTGGCGGAGGTCCATTTCGTACTTCGCGGCGAGGGCGAAGTCGTCGTCGGACAGGTCCAGCGAGGCCCGCATCTGCTCCAACGCGGCGTCGGGGATGTCGAGGCCGAGTTCCTGCTGCGACTCGGCCAGCGCCAACCACAACCGCCGCCAGAGGCCGTGCTTGGTGCGGGCGCTCCACAGTTCCGCCATCGCGTCGGACGCGTAGCGGGTGAGGAGGGGATTTTCGTAACGATCGTGGCTCATGGTGGGGAGTTTAGCGAGCGGGGGGCCAATCCCCGAGCGGCCGGCGGCGGGAAGTCGCCCCAGCCGGGCGACAGACGCATCAGGGCCGAGAGTGAGCCATTTCGCTCGACCGGGGGCGGCG
Coding sequences within:
- a CDS encoding redoxin domain-containing protein, whose translation is MARRPHVAAPRVPRTWGAASRTALRRFAPAAFAPAVLTLAVAGCGEPTAVPATNAAATAPAVNESTAGAPEASAVPVVPASSARPVPGDATGAGRSPDRSAPDRGDAADAELAATLAGLPANLRGRFADLPERWAARQGDPLAAAAAAVTLQEAARLLMDFDEERAYDAFRLSGEAATLAAAAGALPDAAAGQIFYNAACALARDDEVAAAFASLDRAAEAGFSGWEHAETDPDLAALHSTPGFAARLAGWKAASPASAGGSMPEPLLSSADLSGGSGPDGLFPLEFAYMDVSGRPHRLSDYRGQVVVVDFWGTWCPPCRTEIPSFVRLQQQYGPDGLQILGLNYNDDVGDIRQFALQNDMNYPTGPGPDEARAAVPNFRGYPTTVFVGRDGRVRKTLVGAHPYESLEGVVLELLAERVEPADLAQWPTVPDEPRLTDLKKAQRLADGLDRDLLAELDANWELQFEEEAAGVAVARALGGLAGQAEQAGGTAALALPPHAGEIAAQIAAAFPDSAAADDGATFAPVFLAAAAALAQRRDTREALTFLERAATTGWTDWAAVEKNPAFRTLSDEEEFQQRLARWTGADPDAGLSGGGLTGGGPGDAGQGDADGMAAEPTSNLPPAEQAAADLAAAEPFTLSFIARDLDDNRQRPRDYEGQVLLVNLWGFGNEAGEGMIPDLVALQTEHKDAGLRTLGLAYDPPAVADVEAFVAERGVNYPVGIGNQRAKDAVEGYRDLPTTVFVGRDGTARLVVTGPRSRDYLEAVATTLLAEPAPAEQ
- a CDS encoding DUF1501 domain-containing protein, with amino-acid sequence MPAAPNYCGRTRREFLHQLGGGFGSVALTGLLSGDGFFGSPARASEAAAGLAPGLNHAPKAKSVIFLFMYGGPSHMDTFDHKPAMEGRDGQTVEVKTFGRGGKKNEGRIVEPRWKFKPYGECGKMVSDLFPHVGECVDDIAFLHSMTAESPIHGSAMLMMNSGQLLSGSPAMGSWVNYGLGTENENLPGFVVMLDPSGGPISGAKNWSSGYMPSKLQGTTFRTAAGAQPIYNLKSDRLSPEVQRVVIDAINDRNRDHLGGDGLAGGRGPNSDLNARIASYELAYNMQTAAPEAVDLSQETEETHRLYGTDDKRTEDFGRRCLVARRLVERGVRFVQLYAGGHHNDNNWDAHGDLEDNHNKHAGRTDKPVAALLKDLKRRGLLDETLVVWGGEFGRQPTAEYAKGSGRDHNSYGFTMWMAGGGIKGGVSVGSTDELGSRAVEQPMHVKRLHATVLHQLGLDPNRLTYFHAGLDRKLTGVGETEPIAEIV
- a CDS encoding sodium:solute symporter family transporter, translating into MSVLTVGTFLLFTGLVAGLTYWFTRGKELGTGEGYFLAGRSLTGGVIAGSLLLTNLSTEQLVGLNGGAFDEGLSVFAWEVIAAFSMVLMALVFLPKYLARGVATVPQYLEGSFGPKTRAVSTLMFVLADSLVTLPVVLYTGATAIIGVLNLEDLTGWESEPLLWGIVISLGVIGSCYAVFGGLRAVAFSDVINGVGLLIGGLMIAYLGLAAVAEKSPTADNVVEAFEEMKATRGELYESLQEDREAVAPLQTARTALQKQGADFVGLTESLAYLKQESPDQYEAITPVVLAKARESGAEVPADADPLAVAESLRDAESPVTYERLSRRTLKSPTIPWPTLLSGVLLVNLFYWCTNQQIIQRTLAADGLAEGQKGVLLAAGFKLLAPIVMVIPGLAALHLYGSDLVEGGRVTKGAEAYGALVGDVLQNEIVLGFFAAVVFGSILSTFNSVLNSTATLFSLGVYKAQINPLATEGQQVRVGQIFGTLVAITAVIGGPLLGGVEGIFDFLQQMRGLYFIPIFAAMVWAFNTRRLPDWAGAAAILGGASIVGLKYWVPGWNSAVDGVMHNWHFIGCVFAALVVFLFVVLKVAPTPPKPELPPSPVDMTPWRWAVPVGVLLVLGVLGLYAAFV
- a CDS encoding Uma2 family endonuclease — translated: MNAPATLSPSRPRAATSAWASPPAGRPAGASGEPTTHRVTVAEYHAMRDANVFPPDGPKLELLDGEILEMPAPGPLHASTVDGIAGRLLRRLPDGWFVRVQNPVTFLTSEPLPDLLVVAGEGFDWRDRHPGPEDAALLIEVSDSSLSFDRHRKARVYAAAGVTPYWIVNLVDRRVEVHDEPSPGDGAEENPPGYRRRDVSPGETLSFRVGDATITLDAADLLPPAPGAPLGGDGEPGDA
- a CDS encoding TlpA family protein disulfide reductase; this encodes MRLSRLPVAVAASALLVLPAALPAQEEGETPEPRLPAAAPADAGLSDADVDRIAEALADKLVDRLADRLADQLAERLEGMIGPTGPDADVRAQIQALVNKSEPEARRDAIQQFIDRQWPKGEPVAAHAADLAGTLAFLGQQMPGEAGYEAFALAAELAARAIESGDVTDQAKRSFGMVFYAAACAHALDEEYGEAFGDLDRAFEYGFDDLELLKEDAELAELRKLPGFAERLDGWEQAVRDAAIAQARQALAEGETFPFAFTMTDTEGVEHSLDDYQGQVVIVDFWGTWCPPCRAEIPSFVKLQKAYGKEGLQIVGLNYERGDDEEENLELINEFVKETEMNYPTGPGSEETQDMVPDLTGFPTTLFVGRDGKVKAKVVGLHDYMFLEAMVTELLAEKAPAKADEKAPKKAAADDAPEAAPED
- the purB gene encoding adenylosuccinate lyase, producing the protein MSHDRYENPLLTRYASDAMAELWSARTKHGLWRRLWLALAESQQELGLDIPDAALEQMRASLDLSDDDFALAAKYEMDLRHDVMAHVHAWGEVCPDARPIIHLGATSCFVTDNAELIQTRRSLELVRTRLVRVIDALARFAEQWADEPCLGFTHLQPAQPTTVGKRATLWCQDLCLDLEEVEHRLARLKFRGVKGTTGTQATFLQLFGGDGAKVDRLDELVREKMDFAESYAVTGQTYPRKVDAMVLATLSGVGQSCHKAGTDLRILQHRKELEEPQGDKQIGSSAMAYKRNPMRAERMCGLARFAMSLAANGDDTAATQWLERTLDDSANRRLSLPQSCLAIDACLLIYANVAGGLLVYPKVIAANLASELPFMATEAVLMAGVEAGGDRQDLHERVRVHSRDAGRVVKEQGEANDLIARLQADDAFAGVDLSATLDPKKYIGRAPEQTRRFVEQVVGPIRERYADALTGAAGELKV
- a CDS encoding cyclic-phosphate processing receiver domain-containing protein yields the protein MSAPLEIVILEDDAPRRAAMRAALADRLPQYRPRFFTTAAEAARYLHDHLDRVLLIVLDHDLDPIPVHPRRSLDAGTGRDVADFLAAREPTCPVVIHTTNRPAAVGMEAELTDAGWTVSIVIPYGDLEWIGAEWLRAVRDAVVHAAVPTAVAA